CGACCTGGCCGGTTTTGTCCTTGAGCGGCAAGCGCGTGACGACCAGCGATTCATTGCCCGCTGCGGGCATGATATCCAGCAGTTGCGGCTTGCCGTTGCGCACCACCTCCCGCATCTGGCTGTGCGCAATGACTTCTTCTACCGGCTTGCCAATGGCCCCGGCCGGATCATCAAAGCCAAAGCGGGCGGCATAGCGCGCGTTGATCCAGACAATGCGCGCATCGTGATCGACAATCACCGTGCCTTCGCAAAAGTCTTCCATGGTGTCGAACATGCTCTGGATTGCCCACTGGCGCACCGAGTCATAATCGGTCAACAGCACATTCAGGGGTAGATCGGGTGGACTCAGACTGGCAGGGGCGGCTGGGTTCATGGCAGTGGCTCAAGCACTTGAAGAGTGCGGCTAGCCTACTACGCCGCTGGCCGGGCGGGAATGCGGGTTCTGCCCCGGCATGCAAACAGCTAACGAACGGCTAATCAAACAGCCGATGCAGCGTACGCACCAGCCAGCGCTCGCGCTGGAACTCGCTCACCCGGCGCAACAGCCGGGCGTAGTCCAGCATCAAGCCAGGGGTCCAGGTCATGGTGTTGGCGCGAGTGCGCAACAACGACAGCAACCAGATATTGGGATCAGTAAACAGGATGAAAAAACGGTACCAGGGCCGTGTGTGGCCGACCACGCCTTCCAGTGCCACGTCCAGGGCCAGCGCAACGGTGGTGGAGCAATTACGGCTGGTGAGATTGTATTTGGTGTCTTTGCGATAGATTTCCCAAAACGCCCGTAATGCCGGTTCGTTGTAATTGCGAAACCAGATTTGCCGGTTGGGCTCGCACCAGGCGGCAACTTCCGTCTCGTACGATTCCAGAAAACGCCCGCGCGTGTCGTTTTCGACCCGAGAGTTCAGCATGTCGCGAAACTGCTGGGAAGAGGCATCCAGTTCATCCGCCGGATACAGGCTGATATACAGATCGGGCGGCAATTCCAGCGAAGAGTGGCCGGTGGATACTTTGCCGCTGGTATCCACAGCGGCGATGTAACGATCCACAATCGCCCGCCGCTGCGGATTGGGAATCGACCCCACCGGCGTCCAGATATGCACCATCAGGGGAAAAAAAGGCCGTTCGGCCCGGGTCGCAAAAATGGGGAGCTTTTCGTACCAGTACCAGTTGCGCTTGCGAAAATAAGGCATCGACAACACTGAGACATTGGGCGGCAAGCGGCGAAACTGAAACCCCAAATGGCACAGCATGTAGCCGGAGGAAATCATGACAATGCCAAAACATACCGAAAAGGTATGCAAATGGCTGATGGGCCAATGCGTCATGACCTGGGCGGCAATGATGACTTCAAGCAATCCGGTTAGCAAACTGCGACGCCAGTAACGAAAGCGGATGACATGCGCCGACGCCATACGCAGGGTGCCATCGATCAAAAAGCCGATACCAAAAACCAGCGTGCTGCCCAGGCTGTCATCAAACGGCGCCCGAATCAACAGGCAGCCCAACAGGATCAAGCCGCATTCACGCAGCAGTAAAACCCATTGGTGCCTGCGGCGCGCCAGGCTCAGATCGCTGAGCCCGACCACCCCTTCAATAATGCAAATGATGCCGAATACATCGCTGACAAACATCAGCAGCCAGCTCGCCATATTCAGCACGCTGGCGATGCCCACCATGATCAGGATGATCCCCATCATCGGCAGCTTATGCCATTCCCGGCGAAACGGCTCGGCACCAATCAAGAGAATAATGAGACGGATCATCGCGCTCCTCTTTGAGCATATATCCGTAGCACAGTATTGATTTATTCTTACGAAAGTTGCCAGTATTTCGGGACTTGCGGCAACACTTTCTGGAGAAGGTCAGGCAGGAAGAGCTGAAGATTGCAGCGCGATGACAAACCGGAATGATTTGCCAGAGGCACCGGCCAAGCCCCATGGGGCCAGGCCAGCTTTTAAAATAGCGGATAAAACGAGAGCTGCCAGCCCGAATCAGGGCAGCGCGCGTTTGAAGATGGTGACCTGCTGGGCGGTCAGGCTCAATTCGTCAGTTTGAAGCTGAATATCAGCTTTGTCTGTTGTAGTGTAAAGAAACTGCCAATGCTGGTTTGCAAGTGCCGGCGGCAGCTTGAAGCTGGCCGGGCGACGGCTGTAATTCAGCGCCACCAGTATTTGTTCGCCCGCCGCTTCACGGGTGAATACCAGTACCGGATCATCGTCATCCGACAGCAATTTGAGGTTGCCGGTTTGCAGCGCAGGATGGGCTTTGCGCAACGCAATCAGGGCGCGATAGGTTTCCAGCAATGAACCGGGTTGGCCTTGTTCGGCGGCGACGTTGGCTGTGGCATGGTTGGCGGCCAGCGCGCGGAACGGTTTGGCGGTGGAGAAACCGGCGTTGGCCGAGTCATCCCAACTCATTGGCCCACGCAAACGCTGATCATCCCATTGCACGGGTTCGCTGAAAGTCTGGCCGATCTCTTCGCCGTAATACAAAAACGGAATGCCCGGCAGCGTCAGCAAAGTGGCTGCGGCAATCTTGTTGCTGGCGATATCGCCACCCAATTGTTGCGCGATGCGTGCTCCGGCAAAGGTGTCATGGTTGGATAAAAACGTGCCCATGCGCGCAACGGGCTTTTGCTTGAGATAGCCGGTGAGCGTGTCCATGGTGCGGCCCATCTGCACGCTTTTGAGAATGGCCGTTTGCAGACCGAAAGCGAAGGCGCTGCCGGCGGAATCGCTGGCGGAAAACTCGGTAGGCGCACTGGGTACTTCTGCGACCATGTAGCGCTTGCCGTATTCGTTCAGCAAGTCATGAACACGCCGCATGATCTGGTGGTTTTCCGGTTGGTTTTCCCACAGATTGGGGCCGTTTTCCACCAGCGCGCCTACCGCATCAAAGCGGAAACCATCGACGCCGCGATTAAGCCAGAAGCGCAGGTTATCGAGATGGAACTCCAGCACCTGGGGGTTGCGGAAATTGAAATCGGGCATGGTGCTGGCAAACGCGCCGTAGTAATAACCGCCCGCTTTGCCCGCATACCAAGGGTCGCCGCCGTAGGTTTGCCAGCCTTTGGGTTTGTCGTTATGCCAGACATACCAGTTACGCCACGGCGAATTGCGCGCGCTGTTGGCGGCGGCGAACAGCGGGTGAGTATCGGCGCTGTGGTTCATGACGTAATCCAGAATCACGCCGATGCCGCGTTTGTGCGCTTCGGCCACCAGCCGGTCAAAATCAGCAAGTGTGCCGTAGTCCGGCTCGATATTCCGGTAGTCGGTAATGGCATAGCCGTGATCGTGATCGGCGCTGCGATACACCGGCAGCAGCCAGATGCCGGTGATGCCCAGTGCTTTCAGATAATCCAGCCGGCGAGTCACGCCATTCAGATCGCCAATACCGTCACCGTTGCTGTCCTGGTACGAGCGCACCAGAATTTCCATGAATACGCCGCGCTGCTGCCAGTCTTGCGGCAAGCCACTGTCGTGCGCTTGGGGCGCGACCGGGCTGATATCGGCCGGGGCGGTCAGCTCTGCTGCCTGCAAAGGCTGGCCCAGTAGCAGGGCGGTGAGACTGGCCAGGCTAAAAAGCGAACGGGGCAAATTCATGGTGATGGTTTCTCGTCTGGAGGCGCAGCGGCAATGCCTGCAAGCATATTTTCAAACCGGTTTGATATCCAGTAAGGCGTGAACCTTAAAGGGGCGCTTGCTCTGCGTAATGGCGGCGCAATCGCGCCAGTGTCGCCAGCTCAAGCTTGATCCTCGACCGGTTTGCACAAATCTGCCGCGCTGCCTTTCCGGGTTTCAGCTACATTCTTATGGCATATAAAAACCCTGGACCGCCACATGATTACCGTTCATCACCTGAATAACTCCCGCTCCCAACGTGTGTTGTGGCTGCTGGAAGAACTGGGCGTGGAGTATGAAATCAAGTATTACCAGCGTGACAAAGCCACCATGCTGGCCCCGCCTCAGTTGCGGGCGATTCATCCGTTGGGCAAGGCGCCAGTGATTACCGATGGCGATATCACGGTGGCCGAGTCCGGTGCCATTGTCGAATATCTGCTGGATCAGTATGGCGAAGGATATCTGCGCCCGGCTGCAGGCACCGCACCGCGCCGCCAGTTCACGTACTGGCTGCATTACGCCGAAGGTTCGGCTATGCCGTTGCTGGTGATGAGCCTGATATTTGGCAAGCTACCGCAACAGCCCATGCCGTTTTTTATCCGGCCGATCGTGCGCGGCATTGCCGATAAAGTACGCAAGGTGTTTCTGCGTCCCCAACTGAAAAACCACGCCGATTTCATGGAAGGGGAACTGGCCCGTTCTGGCTGGTTTGCGGGCGACGAATTTACCGCTGCCGATATCCAGATGAGTTTTGTGGTGGAGGCTGCGGCAGCGCGTGGTGTGACTGAAGATCGACCGCATCTGGCAGCTTTTTTGAAAAACATTCACGCCCGCCCGGCGTATCAGCGCGCGCTCACGCGTGGCGGCCCTTATGAATTGATGGGCTCCTGAAGCAGGGCGCAGGCAGGTGTCCAGCGACGGGGTGAGCATCATCTTTTCCACGGGCATCATGCTTGGCGGGCACAGAATGCGAGTGTCAGTTTCTAGTCATGCTCGGCTTGAATGAGTGTGACATTAGAGATAGTCTCTCGTTTTGCTTTTTTCCCCTGACTGGTCTTTTTCATGCAATCAAGCAAGTCTGCTGAAATCGCGGCATTGATCGCACAAAGTGAGCGCCTGACTTACTCTGATGCCGACGAAGCATTGCGCCTTGCCGAAGAAGCCGCCAGGCAAGTGCCCGGTAGTACCGACTTGATGCTGGCCGTGCGCGCGTTGCAGCGTTGCGCCACCATGCAGCTGATTTTTGGCCAGATGCATGAGGGTCAGCGCTCCTTGCTCAAAGCCCTGACCATAGCCGAGAAAGAAGACTTCGAGGCCGTGCGCGGCGAAATCATGCAGGACATGGCCGCCGTGTATTACACCATCGGTGAGTACGACGACGCCATTGACTACTGGGCGGATTGCCTTGATCCAGCCAATGCGCTGTTCACCGTCGAAACCCGCGTGCATTCGCATATCGGTCTGGGCCAGATCTACTTTGCTCACGAAAACTACGAGATGGCGCTGTCGCATCACCGCCGTGCCCAGCGCATGGCCGGGACTGCGCTGGCCGCCACTTTGCGTTGCCGGGTGCTGATCAACGTCGCCACCGATTGCCTGCGTTTGTCTTTGCTGGATGAGGCAGAAAAGGCGCTGATTGAAGGGCTGGTGCTGGCTGAGCAAACCGGCCAGAACGAATATCAGGAAGAAATCTCGGTGTATCAGTCCACCGTGGCGATGGATCGGGGTGACCTGGCTACGGCGGCCAATTGGCTGGACCGCGCCGAGAAAATAGAACATGTCTGTCTGTGGGGGCAGAATCTGCGCTTGCTGGCGCGCGGGCGCTTGCACATCATGAACAGCGAGTACGACGCTGCGCTCAATATCCTGCACCACGCGCTGGAACTGTCCGCTGAAATGGGCATCTCGCACAAAGCTTTTCAGGCGCATCACTTGCTGGCGCAGACCTACACGCATATGGGGCGTCCGGTGGACGCCGAGCAGCATCATCGCCGCTATCTGGAAGTATTTACCCGGATCGTCCGGCCTGGCACCTATAGCCGCCTGCAACAACTGGAAACCCGTTTCCAGAACCTGCTGACCGACTGATCCGGTCTGCTCACCCTGGCTGCACTTGCCTTTGTGCCAATGTAACTTCGATTGGTCACGTTTTTCGTCCACAATGGCGGGGCTCAGTTCCTGGGGAGTAACGCACGATGAAGTCCTTCACTTTTTACAATCCCACCCGCCTGCATTTTGGTAATGGCCAGATCGCCCGACTGGCCGACGAAATCGCCCCCGGCAGCCGTGTGTTGCTGGTTTATGGTGGCGGCAGCGTCAAAAAAAATGATGTGTACGCACAGATCATGGCGGCGCTGGCCGGGTCTGAAGTCACGGAATTTGGCGGCATTGAGCCTAATCCAGAGTTCGATACGCTGATGAAAGCGGTGGCTTTGGGGCGCGAGCAACGGCCAGACTGGATTATTGCTGCGGGTGGCGGCTCGGTATCAGATGGTGCCAAGTTCATTGCCGCTGCGATTGATCTGGACCCGGCACTGGATCCATGGTTGATCGTGGGTAATCGCATCAAGCTGGAATCCGCAGTGCCGCTGGGTGTGGTGCTGACGCTGCCTGCGACCGGCTCCGAAAGCAACCTTGCTTCGGTCATCACCCGTTCCAGTACGCATGACAAAATCTCTTTCAAGAATCCGCTGGTGTTCCCGCGCTTTGCAGTGCTTGACCCAGCGGTCATGGCCACCTTGCCGCCACGGCAGTTGGGTAACGGCGTGGTCGATGCCTTTGTGCACACCACCGAGCAATATCTGACATTCCCCGCGCAGGCACACATTCAGGATCGATTGGCAGAAGGCATTCTGGCCACGTTGGCAGAAGTCGGCCCCAATCTGCTGACCGCGCAAGACGACGAAGCGCGTGCCAACGTCATGTGGGCGGCCAATCAAGCCTTGTTTGGTCTGGTGGGGGTCGGGCAGCCGCAGGATTGGGCTACGCACGCCATCGGCCACGAACTGACCGCGCTATACGGGCTGGATCATGCGCAAACGCTGGCGGTGACCTTGCCTTCACTACTGCGTTATTGCATTGCCGAGAAAGAAGCCAAGCTGGTGCAATATGCCAACCGGGTATGGGGTATTCCCGGCAGCGGCCCGGGCGTTGCCGCCGCAGCGATTGAAGCCACGGCCGATTTCTTTGAGCGCATGGGTGTGCCAGTGCATCTGGGTGCTTATGGGATAGACCCGGACCAAGCCGCAACCCGCGTGCAAGAGCAACTCATCCGCCACGGTCGCGCAGATCTGGGCGAACACGGACGACTCTCTCCGGCCGATTGTGCGGCCATTGTGCGGGCGGCAGGTTAGCTGTTGCAGCTCCTGGTTGGCGTCAGGCGCGGATATCCTGATAAGCGGGGGTGGTGTCGAATTCATGCTTGGCAAAGGGGCATAGCGGGATAATCTTGCGGCCCTCTTTGCGCATCTTTTCCACCACCCGGGCGACCAGTTGCTTGCCCACGCCTTGACCCTTCAAGCTCTCGTCCACCCAGGTGTGGTCGATGATGCTCAGCTTGTCGCCGGTGGGTACAAACACGATTTCGGCCACCAGATTGTCCTCCGCATCGTTCAGATAGAACCGGTTTTCGCCTTCCAGAATGTTCATGCCATGCTTCCCGTGTGTGGAGTTGCGTGCTATTTGGCCCGCAATTACTTGGTGCGATATACCAGTGCGCCGCTGGGGCATTGATCGATTACCTGCATGACGGTGGCAACATCAGCGTTATCTGGCACGATCCAGGGCTTGCGCTCGAGCTTGAATATCCGGCTGTCGCCGCGAACGCATTTTCCGGCATGTTGACAGATCTTCTGGTTGAAATAGATGTCCACATCGTTTCCATGATAAAGCCGGTAACCCGCATCGATCAGTGCTTGTTCCATCGCCTGGTTCCTGTTCCGGAGGTAGTCGTCACGTGAGACGCCAACGCGGCAAAAAGCGCGGCGGCCAATATGACAACAGATATACGGGGACGTCTGCAGCTTCTGGCAGGTGGTTTGAACGCCTTGGCTGCCAGGGTGTCATCTATGATGAACATCTACAAACAGTAGTCCAGTCTGGCGCGGTTGGCATGCAAGACTGCTGCAACATGACAGTGCGAGGGTGTGCCTGTAGAAGCGCCCATTCCGGAGGATGTTGATTATGGCGACACAAGACATCGATGCCTTGCTTGATCGCGCACGGCGGCTGGTTTCGTCGCACAGTGGCGAGGCACTGGCACTGGCCGGACAAGCACGTGAGCTGGCCGTGGCCGAAGGCCTGCAAGGTTTGCAGGCCGCGGCGCTGGTGGTGGAAGCCCACGCCATGACCATGTTCGGCCAGCAGGCAGAGGCACTGGACGCTTTGCTGGTGGCGCTTGATCTGGGCGATCACCATGGCATGGGGCTGGCCCGTGGTGATGCGTTGCAGATGCTGGCCAGGGTCTATTACACCCGCGGCGAGTATGAACGCGCCAGCGACTGCTGGTGCGCCTGCGTCGAACTGGAAGACGCAGATATTGCGCCAACCGTGCGCATTCGTGCCCACGTCGGCCTTGGCCAGTTGCTGTATGCCCATGAGCAATACGACAGCGCGCTGGCGCACCACCGGCGGGCGCTGGTGCTGGCCGAAGAAAGCGACGATCCGCAACTGACTAGCAGTTGCCTCATCAATATCGCTGTTGATTTGATGCGATTGGGGCTGCTCAGTGACGCCATTGCTTCGCTCAAGCAGGCGCTACCGCTGGTGCGAGCCGACAAAAACTACGAGTACGAAGCAGAAATTTACAGCGTACTGGGCCAGATTGACATGGCGCGTGGCGATATCGAGCGCGCCCGCATGAGCCTGATGGTGGCCCTCAAGATCAATCGCCTGCACGTCAATTCCTGGGGCGAAGCCAGCAATTTGCTGTGGCTGGGGCAATGCAGCCTGGCCGAGGGTTTGCTGGAAACGGCGGACGACGAATTGCGTAGCGCGCTGGCGCTGGCGCAATCCATGGGCTCGCAGCATTTGCTGGCCAATGCACACCATGCGCTGGCCACGCTGTGCCGCTCCAACGGACAGACCGAAATCGCCGACAAGCATGAATTGAGCTACCGCGAATTACGGCGTCAATTACTGGAACATGCCCGCTCGCCGCGTCTGGCCACCATGGAATTACGCCTCTCGCCGGTGACCTGAAAACACCCTTGGCATGCACCAGAATTGTTGCAACTGCACACTCGCCAGCCCTTATTTGATGCCATTTGGAAAAACCCCAGTAAAAATGGGACTTTAGCTCCGCGTTTTTTCGATAAAATCGACCTTTAAACGTTGATTAAAAAAACCGCGAGCGCCCCCGCCATGGCCGATACGACCGCCGCAATCCCTGCTGACCAGCAAGATCGCCTGCGTGAAATTCCTTATAACTACACTTCTTTTTCTGATCGGGAAGTTGTCATTCGCTTGTTGGGTGACGATGGCTGGCAGACTTTGCAAGAGTTGCGCCGTGAGCGCGTAACCGGCCGTTCTGCCCGCATGT
This genomic interval from Silvimonas soli contains the following:
- a CDS encoding HdeD family acid-resistance protein; this encodes MIRLIILLIGAEPFRREWHKLPMMGIILIMVGIASVLNMASWLLMFVSDVFGIICIIEGVVGLSDLSLARRRHQWVLLLRECGLILLGCLLIRAPFDDSLGSTLVFGIGFLIDGTLRMASAHVIRFRYWRRSLLTGLLEVIIAAQVMTHWPISHLHTFSVCFGIVMISSGYMLCHLGFQFRRLPPNVSVLSMPYFRKRNWYWYEKLPIFATRAERPFFPLMVHIWTPVGSIPNPQRRAIVDRYIAAVDTSGKVSTGHSSLELPPDLYISLYPADELDASSQQFRDMLNSRVENDTRGRFLESYETEVAAWCEPNRQIWFRNYNEPALRAFWEIYRKDTKYNLTSRNCSTTVALALDVALEGVVGHTRPWYRFFILFTDPNIWLLSLLRTRANTMTWTPGLMLDYARLLRRVSEFQRERWLVRTLHRLFD
- a CDS encoding alpha-amylase family glycosyl hydrolase; the encoded protein is MNLPRSLFSLASLTALLLGQPLQAAELTAPADISPVAPQAHDSGLPQDWQQRGVFMEILVRSYQDSNGDGIGDLNGVTRRLDYLKALGITGIWLLPVYRSADHDHGYAITDYRNIEPDYGTLADFDRLVAEAHKRGIGVILDYVMNHSADTHPLFAAANSARNSPWRNWYVWHNDKPKGWQTYGGDPWYAGKAGGYYYGAFASTMPDFNFRNPQVLEFHLDNLRFWLNRGVDGFRFDAVGALVENGPNLWENQPENHQIMRRVHDLLNEYGKRYMVAEVPSAPTEFSASDSAGSAFAFGLQTAILKSVQMGRTMDTLTGYLKQKPVARMGTFLSNHDTFAGARIAQQLGGDIASNKIAAATLLTLPGIPFLYYGEEIGQTFSEPVQWDDQRLRGPMSWDDSANAGFSTAKPFRALAANHATANVAAEQGQPGSLLETYRALIALRKAHPALQTGNLKLLSDDDDPVLVFTREAAGEQILVALNYSRRPASFKLPPALANQHWQFLYTTTDKADIQLQTDELSLTAQQVTIFKRALP
- a CDS encoding glutathione S-transferase, whose protein sequence is MITVHHLNNSRSQRVLWLLEELGVEYEIKYYQRDKATMLAPPQLRAIHPLGKAPVITDGDITVAESGAIVEYLLDQYGEGYLRPAAGTAPRRQFTYWLHYAEGSAMPLLVMSLIFGKLPQQPMPFFIRPIVRGIADKVRKVFLRPQLKNHADFMEGELARSGWFAGDEFTAADIQMSFVVEAAAARGVTEDRPHLAAFLKNIHARPAYQRALTRGGPYELMGS
- a CDS encoding tetratricopeptide repeat protein; this encodes MQSSKSAEIAALIAQSERLTYSDADEALRLAEEAARQVPGSTDLMLAVRALQRCATMQLIFGQMHEGQRSLLKALTIAEKEDFEAVRGEIMQDMAAVYYTIGEYDDAIDYWADCLDPANALFTVETRVHSHIGLGQIYFAHENYEMALSHHRRAQRMAGTALAATLRCRVLINVATDCLRLSLLDEAEKALIEGLVLAEQTGQNEYQEEISVYQSTVAMDRGDLATAANWLDRAEKIEHVCLWGQNLRLLARGRLHIMNSEYDAALNILHHALELSAEMGISHKAFQAHHLLAQTYTHMGRPVDAEQHHRRYLEVFTRIVRPGTYSRLQQLETRFQNLLTD
- a CDS encoding iron-containing alcohol dehydrogenase — protein: MKSFTFYNPTRLHFGNGQIARLADEIAPGSRVLLVYGGGSVKKNDVYAQIMAALAGSEVTEFGGIEPNPEFDTLMKAVALGREQRPDWIIAAGGGSVSDGAKFIAAAIDLDPALDPWLIVGNRIKLESAVPLGVVLTLPATGSESNLASVITRSSTHDKISFKNPLVFPRFAVLDPAVMATLPPRQLGNGVVDAFVHTTEQYLTFPAQAHIQDRLAEGILATLAEVGPNLLTAQDDEARANVMWAANQALFGLVGVGQPQDWATHAIGHELTALYGLDHAQTLAVTLPSLLRYCIAEKEAKLVQYANRVWGIPGSGPGVAAAAIEATADFFERMGVPVHLGAYGIDPDQAATRVQEQLIRHGRADLGEHGRLSPADCAAIVRAAG
- a CDS encoding GNAT family N-acetyltransferase; its protein translation is MNILEGENRFYLNDAEDNLVAEIVFVPTGDKLSIIDHTWVDESLKGQGVGKQLVARVVEKMRKEGRKIIPLCPFAKHEFDTTPAYQDIRA
- a CDS encoding (4Fe-4S)-binding protein, which produces MEQALIDAGYRLYHGNDVDIYFNQKICQHAGKCVRGDSRIFKLERKPWIVPDNADVATVMQVIDQCPSGALVYRTK
- a CDS encoding tetratricopeptide repeat protein, which encodes MATQDIDALLDRARRLVSSHSGEALALAGQARELAVAEGLQGLQAAALVVEAHAMTMFGQQAEALDALLVALDLGDHHGMGLARGDALQMLARVYYTRGEYERASDCWCACVELEDADIAPTVRIRAHVGLGQLLYAHEQYDSALAHHRRALVLAEESDDPQLTSSCLINIAVDLMRLGLLSDAIASLKQALPLVRADKNYEYEAEIYSVLGQIDMARGDIERARMSLMVALKINRLHVNSWGEASNLLWLGQCSLAEGLLETADDELRSALALAQSMGSQHLLANAHHALATLCRSNGQTEIADKHELSYRELRRQLLEHARSPRLATMELRLSPVT